Proteins from a genomic interval of Pseudodesulfovibrio nedwellii:
- a CDS encoding LysM peptidoglycan-binding domain-containing protein, with the protein MKKLILLAIALCLVFAWGCAKKVQTEPEVVIVEEKEVIVEEVVIVDPMQVYKAEYDSLPVTHTVTKGECLWWISEYKHVYNDPFMWPLIFKANRDKINNPDMIYPGQQFDVPRYGFDLEEVKASRKEAGAPWKALEPGQDAMIPAEMRAALGYSF; encoded by the coding sequence ATGAAGAAGCTGATTTTACTCGCAATCGCCCTGTGCCTTGTCTTTGCCTGGGGCTGCGCCAAAAAAGTCCAAACCGAGCCAGAAGTGGTTATCGTTGAGGAAAAAGAAGTTATTGTTGAAGAAGTCGTTATTGTCGACCCCATGCAGGTCTACAAAGCTGAATACGATTCTCTCCCGGTGACACACACTGTGACCAAGGGCGAATGCCTGTGGTGGATCTCCGAATACAAGCATGTGTACAACGATCCCTTCATGTGGCCCCTGATTTTCAAGGCTAACCGTGACAAGATCAACAATCCTGACATGATCTACCCCGGCCAGCAGTTTGACGTGCCCCGCTACGGCTTCGACCTCGAAGAAGTCAAGGCATCCCGCAAGGAAGCCGGTGCTCCCTGGAAGGCTCTTGAGCCTGGACAGGATGCCATGATCCCCGCAGAAATGCGCGCGGCTCTCGGTTATAGCTTCTAA